Sequence from the Bacteroidota bacterium genome:
AAAGGAGGGGATTTCCATCCAGGAAAGTTCCTATATTTCGAGGGAAGTCTGGATAAAAAATATGGAAGGAAGGCTGTGGGGTTCCATGATGGGGCCTTTCGGTGGTTGTTATGCCATCCGCAGGATGGATTATTCACCGGTTCCCCCGAATTACCTCGTCGATGATTTTTATATCAATATGAAAGTCTTCGAACAAGGGAAAATGGCTATCAATGATCTGGATGCCACCGTTTTTGAAGACGTTTCCAGTGACCTTGGTGTTGAAATCCGAAGAAAGACCCGGATAGCAACCGGGAATTTCCAAAACCTGATTACTTTTTATGGTTTGCTGTTCAGGAAGAATGTTGGGTTTTGTTTTCTATCTCATAAAGTAATTCGCTGGTTTGGCCCCTGGTTGATCATTCTGGCTTTGCTTTCAAGTTTGTTTCTTGCAACAGGAAGCATATTCTACCTGATAATCTTCTGCCTGCAACTTGGATTGCTTGCCATTCCCTTCCTGGATTATTTTCTCAAAAAGGCAGGAATACATAATCGCTTCCTTCGACTGATCACCCATTTTTACGCCATGAACCTGGCATTGATGCTTGGTTTTTTCCGAGTGATGAAACCGGTGAGGTCGGGGGTGTGGGACAGAACCAAAAGGAACCAGTAGCCTTCTTAGATATGTATTTTCCTGAATAATTTTTTAAACCTCTTACTCCAGGATTCCGTATCCAACAGCGGTGAATCGGTTGTTGCCTTGTAAGTTAGAAATATTCCCAGAGGAAGAAGTACAAAGGACGCCATCCACATGCCTCCGGGTATGGTGAGTGCTCCGGCTGCGGCAGATTTTTCACCTGTGATGGATATTATATGGAAGATCACGAAGAATATTACAGAAAATACTACAGGCAAACCAAACCCACCTTTGCGGATAATGGCCCCCAGGGGTGCTCCGATGAAAAACAACACAAAACATGCAAAAGAGAGCGTGAATTTCTTGTGCCAGGCGATCATATGCTTTTTAATCCACTCCATCCTGCCGGCAAGGTCTTC
This genomic interval carries:
- a CDS encoding glycosyltransferase; the encoded protein is MGLQIIFWVSVLLIFHSYLFYPLLLKILSSGKKGNQDVYDPQDDLPMVSIIISAFNEEEVIDEKIRSVFASSYPQDRLEMLIGSDCSGDNTDSIISNLANEFPSLRFFPYKQRRGKQNVVNDLVNESKGSILILSDANVMFSPGTVFNLVKHFRNPRIGLVDSNMINRGQKKEGISIQESSYISREVWIKNMEGRLWGSMMGPFGGCYAIRRMDYSPVPPNYLVDDFYINMKVFEQGKMAINDLDATVFEDVSSDLGVEIRRKTRIATGNFQNLITFYGLLFRKNVGFCFLSHKVIRWFGPWLIILALLSSLFLATGSIFYLIIFCLQLGLLAIPFLDYFLKKAGIHNRFLRLITHFYAMNLALMLGFFRVMKPVRSGVWDRTKRNQ